Part of the Terriglobales bacterium genome, GGCGAAGTCCAGCTCGCCCGTACGTACCAGCGAGCGCGCGCTGCCATAGTGCTCTCCCGCCGGCAATCGGCGGGCGAATGTCGTGACCGGGTCAGACACGGCGTGCCTCCAGGTGTGGCCCCGAAAGGGGGAACAAGGGCAGAGGGTAGCTTACCAGCGCCCGCTCCCAAAATGGGACCGACCGTCAGGATTACCTTTGTAACCTTCTCTTCTTCGAATCGGGAGTGTAGTGTGTGCGGAACGTCTCTACAGGCCCCCGCTCACCGGGGTGAAACAGAAGAATTCGGAAGGACAAGAAGATCTAGGCATGCCCGGGGCTGGCCGCAAAGGCGAGCGCCTGGCATCCGTTCAGGGAGGATGCTGTGAACAGTACTGCGCTTCGTGGTTTCGCGGGTTTCCAGGTTGCGGTGGTGACTACCCTCTTGCTGTGCGGGCTGTTGGGCGCCGGCCCGGCCTGGGGACAGGCGAAGGTTCCGGGTGTCTCCGACAGCACCGTCCTGATCGGCTCCTGCTCGGCGTTGGACGGCCCCGCCCGCTTCCTGGGGACGCAGACGGTGCTGGGGGCCACCGCCTATCTGCACATCGTCAACGACAAGGGCGGAGTGCATGGCCGCCGCGTGCAACTGCAGGCCTTTGACGACGGATACGATCCCGACAAGACCACCGCCTGCTTCAGCCGCCTGATGAAAGAGGATGTCTTTGCCGCCGGCTTCTTCGTGGGCACCCCCACCGCGGTGAAGTACCTGCCCCTGGCGGAGGAGCACAAGGTGCCGGTGGTGGGGCTGTTCACCGGGGCGCAGGTGCTGTACTCGCCGCTGAAGCACTGGGTCATCAACGTGCGCGCCTCCTACTACGACGAGACCCGGGAGATGGTGGACGGCCTGTGGAACGGGCAGAACGTCACCAAGATCGGGGTCATCTACCAGGACGACGCCTTCGGCAAGGCGGTGCTGGACGGAGTGAAGCTGGCGCTGGACAAACACCATGCCACGCCCGCCGGCCTGGGCACCTTCACCCGCAACACCCTGGACGTGGATGCGGGCATCCGGCAGGTGCGGGCCGCCAACCCGGAAGCGGTGGTGCTGGTCGGGCCCTACGCGCCGGTGGCCGAGATCGTGAAGCGTGCCCACGCCCAGGGCTGGCATCCGGTCTTCCTCACCGTCTCCTTCGTGGGCACGGAGGCCTTCATCAAAGAGGCGGGCAACGACGCCGAGGGCACCATCATCACCCAGGTGGTCCCACCCTACGACCGCACCGACCTGCCC contains:
- a CDS encoding ABC transporter substrate-binding protein; translation: MTTLLLCGLLGAGPAWGQAKVPGVSDSTVLIGSCSALDGPARFLGTQTVLGATAYLHIVNDKGGVHGRRVQLQAFDDGYDPDKTTACFSRLMKEDVFAAGFFVGTPTAVKYLPLAEEHKVPVVGLFTGAQVLYSPLKHWVINVRASYYDETREMVDGLWNGQNVTKIGVIYQDDAFGKAVLDGVKLALDKHHATPAGLGTFTRNTLDVDAGIRQVRAANPEAVVLVGPYAPVAEIVKRAHAQGWHPVFLTVSFVGTEAFIKEAGNDAEGTIITQVVPPYDRTDLPTIKLYNEALKKYYPGTEPSFVSLEGFVDAMVLVEGLKRAGKDVTREKLIESIESIHGMDVGLGPKLTLSYSASEHKGFKEVYATVVKGGKPVVFTDWKKVR